TTGCTTAAACCTGCTTTAGCTCGCGGCGAGTTACAGTGTTTAGGGGCAACTACTCTCGATGAGTATAAACAGCATATTGAGCGAGATGCGGCTCTAGAAAGACGTTTTCAGCCAGTTATGGTGGGAGAACCGACTAAAGAGCAAGCGATCGAGATTTTACAGGGTTTAAAAGCCACCTACGAGGATTTCCATCAGGTAAAATACGATCAAAAAGCGATCGAAGCTGCCGTTAATCTATCCTCTCGCTATATCAATGATCGCTTTTTACCGGACAAAGCGATCGATCTTCTCGATGAAGCGGGATCCCGCACCCATCTACGCTATTCCCTACAAAGTAAAAGTCCTGCGGAGGTTAGCGAAGAATCACCCCTAATTAACCCCGAATCTTTAATTCCGGTGGTGGATGCGGAGGAAATCGCCCAAATTGTCGCCGCTTGGACAGGTATTCCCGTTACCCAATTAACTGAAACTGAGTCAGAATCGCTCTTAAATCTGGAATGTCAACTGCACGAGCGGATTATTGGTCAACAGGAGGCAGTGAATGCCGTTTCTCGTGCTATTCGTCGAGCGCGAGTAAATTTAAAGAATCCTAACCGTCCGATTGCCTCGTTTATTTTTGCCGGTCCCACGGGAGTCGGTAAAACTGAATTAACGAAAGCCTTAGCTAAGTTGCTCTTTGGCTCGGAATCCAGTATGATTCGCCTAGATATGTCGGAATTTATGGAATCCCACACGGTTTCTAAGTTAATTGGTGCGCCTCCCGGATACATCGGTTACAATGAAGGCGGTCAATTAACGGAAGCAGTGCGTCGTCAACCCTATAGAGTGGTCTTGTTTGACGAAATCGAGAAAGCACATCCCGATGTTTTTAATCTTCTCCTGCAACTGTTAGAAGATGGTCATTTGACCGATTCCCAAGGTCGTCGGGTGGACTTTAAGAATACCCTAATTATCATGACCTCGAATATTGGCTCAAAAGTCATCGAAAAAGGCGGTAATAGCTTAGGATTCGAGATTGCTGACGATTTTGCTCAATCGCGTTACCAACAGATTTCTAATCGGGTGACAGAGGAGTTAAAACAATATTTCCGTCCCGAATTTCTCAACCGTCTCGATGAAATCATTGTTTTCCGACAGTTAACTCGCCAAGAAGTTACCCAGATTGCCGATATTCTGATCGCAGATCTAGCCAAACAATTGACAGAAAAAGGCATTTCTGTGCAAGTTACCGCCGCTTTTAAGGATTTGGTCATCAATGAGGGTTATGATCCTAGCTACGGTGCGCGGCCTTTACGTCGTGCTTTAACTCGACGCTTAGAGGATAGTTTAGCCGAGGCGATGTTATCGGGAAAAGTCAATTCTGGAGACCATGCGCTATTAGATGTAACTGCTGAAGCTGTGGTGACAGTCTCTAGTCATCAGCGCTCCGAGCAGAACGATATTCTCTCGCAATTACAGTTACAATCGGTGGGTTAATCCGCTCAAAAATTGCTTTTTTTCGGGGTTGAAAAATTTTCAACCCCGATTTTTATCATCCAGGAAAAATAACTTCTAGGGGAGCGGGAATCATCTCGGTGCGAAAGTCAAGAATCTGAACTAGGATTAAATAGGCAACGGCGATTAAAATCGAAATCGCTCCCGTGATAATGGCGATAATTTTAGCAGAATTCATATAATTAACCGATAATTTCCTGAGATTATTGATCTATTGCCGCAAAAGCTACCGAAATTTATTCTCATCTACGATTGCGAGCCTAAACAAATGAACTAATAAACTCCGCTACGCGCTCGAGTGGAGTTTCTGACGCTTCTTTTTGCCTAGTTGCCCCATGCTTCCGCACGAGGTAGAGCCAGACGACTCTGCATCTAGAGAGGCTCGTTCCAAACCCCTAACATAATTAATCATAACCTGAGCGGCAGCTATATCCCTATCGCAAGAATAGCTACGAGAAATTTAGCTATGAACTCTTTCGGCTAAAGATTTCTTCTTTTGTTGACCACAATTAGGGCAAGTTTGAGATGGTTTAATGTTTTGGGTAGGAACCTCAATGTTAAGTAGTCGTGCAAAATTAATTTCCTAGTGAA
This portion of the Microcystis aeruginosa NIES-2549 genome encodes:
- a CDS encoding ATP-dependent Clp protease ATP-binding subunit, yielding MFEYFNQKAIKAVMFAQEEARRTGHSVVGTEHLLLGLIGEATATAASILKDLKVTLHESRRVIEGMTGRGTGYSPVNIPFTPKAKKMFEQAFQEARQLGEQAIAPEHLLLAITTDPESLAAKILIMQGVDLIKLRGLLIKNAGEKVASGRFTAKSDYEDQKNAPQGGILAQYSRNLSQEVKNGKIDPVIGREPEIQRVIQILGRRGKNNPILLGEPGVGKTAIAEGLAQLIHNGDIPELLRDKQVIALDMGSLLAGTRFRGDFEERLKGVVEEVRKSGNIILFIDEIHTLVGAGSMGGAMDASNLLKPALARGELQCLGATTLDEYKQHIERDAALERRFQPVMVGEPTKEQAIEILQGLKATYEDFHQVKYDQKAIEAAVNLSSRYINDRFLPDKAIDLLDEAGSRTHLRYSLQSKSPAEVSEESPLINPESLIPVVDAEEIAQIVAAWTGIPVTQLTETESESLLNLECQLHERIIGQQEAVNAVSRAIRRARVNLKNPNRPIASFIFAGPTGVGKTELTKALAKLLFGSESSMIRLDMSEFMESHTVSKLIGAPPGYIGYNEGGQLTEAVRRQPYRVVLFDEIEKAHPDVFNLLLQLLEDGHLTDSQGRRVDFKNTLIIMTSNIGSKVIEKGGNSLGFEIADDFAQSRYQQISNRVTEELKQYFRPEFLNRLDEIIVFRQLTRQEVTQIADILIADLAKQLTEKGISVQVTAAFKDLVINEGYDPSYGARPLRRALTRRLEDSLAEAMLSGKVNSGDHALLDVTAEAVVTVSSHQRSEQNDILSQLQLQSVG